The following proteins are encoded in a genomic region of Mycolicibacterium rutilum:
- a CDS encoding DEAD/DEAH box helicase — protein sequence MTSSEPDPGTADLTFDDLQIHPSVLQAVRDVGYETPSPIQAATIPAMLAGSDVVGLAQTGTGKTAAFAIPILSKIDTESRATQALVLAPTRELALQVAEAFGRYGAKLRVNVLPIYGGSSYVPQLSGLKRGAQVVVGTPGRVIDHLEKGSLDLSHLDYLVLDEADEMLQMGFAEDVERILADTPEYKQVALFSATMPPAIKKITAKYLHDPVEVKVKSKTQTAENITQRYFQVSYPRKMDALTRLLEVEQGDAMIVFVRTKQATEEVAEKLRARGFAAAAINGDIPQAVRERTIAQLKDGTIDILVATDVAARGLDVERISHVVNFDIPHDPESYVHRIGRTGRAGRSGTALLFVTPRERHLLGAIERVTRQKLVESELPSVEDVNEKRVAKFRDSITAALDKPGIDLFRTLIEGYERDHDVPMADIAAALALQSRDGVEFLMTEPPPEKRKERRDKRDDEDRGPRKPRERRSDLATYRIAVGKRHKVAPGAIVGAIANEGGLHRSDFGHIAIKLDYSLVELPAKLPGKTLKALENTRIQGQLIHLEPDRGPKPHRGKHKSK from the coding sequence ATGACGTCCTCCGAGCCGGACCCTGGCACCGCCGATCTCACCTTTGATGACCTGCAGATACACCCTTCGGTGCTGCAGGCGGTCCGCGACGTCGGTTACGAAACGCCGTCGCCCATCCAGGCCGCGACCATTCCCGCGATGCTGGCCGGCTCCGACGTTGTCGGCCTCGCGCAGACCGGCACCGGCAAGACCGCCGCGTTCGCGATCCCGATCCTGTCCAAGATCGACACCGAGAGCCGGGCCACCCAGGCGCTGGTGCTGGCGCCCACCCGCGAGCTCGCACTGCAGGTCGCCGAGGCGTTCGGCCGCTACGGCGCCAAGCTCCGGGTCAACGTGCTGCCCATCTACGGCGGCTCGTCCTATGTGCCGCAGCTGTCCGGGCTCAAGCGCGGCGCGCAGGTGGTGGTCGGCACCCCCGGCCGCGTGATCGACCACCTCGAGAAGGGCAGCCTGGACCTGTCGCACCTGGACTACCTGGTGCTCGACGAGGCCGACGAGATGCTGCAGATGGGCTTCGCCGAGGACGTCGAGCGCATCCTGGCCGACACCCCCGAATATAAGCAGGTCGCGTTGTTCTCGGCGACCATGCCGCCGGCGATCAAGAAGATCACCGCCAAGTACCTGCACGACCCGGTCGAGGTGAAGGTCAAGTCCAAGACCCAGACCGCCGAGAACATCACCCAGCGCTATTTCCAGGTGTCGTATCCGCGCAAGATGGACGCGCTGACCCGGCTGCTCGAGGTGGAGCAGGGCGACGCGATGATCGTGTTCGTTCGCACCAAGCAGGCCACCGAGGAGGTCGCCGAGAAGCTGCGGGCCCGGGGCTTCGCGGCCGCCGCCATCAACGGCGACATCCCGCAGGCGGTCCGTGAACGCACGATCGCGCAGCTCAAGGACGGGACGATCGACATCCTCGTCGCCACCGACGTCGCCGCCCGCGGCCTCGACGTCGAGCGCATCTCGCATGTGGTGAACTTCGACATCCCGCACGACCCCGAGTCCTATGTGCACCGGATCGGGCGCACCGGACGCGCCGGCCGATCAGGCACCGCGCTGCTGTTCGTGACGCCGCGGGAACGTCATCTGCTCGGCGCGATCGAGCGCGTGACCCGGCAAAAACTCGTCGAATCCGAACTGCCGTCGGTCGAGGACGTCAACGAGAAGCGCGTCGCGAAGTTCCGCGACTCGATCACCGCCGCGCTGGACAAGCCGGGCATCGACCTGTTCCGCACGCTGATCGAGGGTTACGAACGCGACCACGACGTCCCGATGGCCGACATCGCCGCCGCGTTGGCGCTGCAGAGCCGCGACGGCGTCGAGTTCCTGATGACCGAGCCGCCGCCGGAGAAGCGCAAGGAGCGACGCGACAAGCGCGACGACGAGGACCGCGGGCCGCGTAAACCGCGCGAGCGGCGTAGCGATCTCGCGACCTACCGCATCGCGGTCGGCAAGCGGCACAAGGTCGCGCCGGGCGCGATCGTCGGGGCCATCGCCAACGAGGGCGGGCTGCATCGCAGCGACTTCGGCCACATCGCGATCAAGTTGGACTACTCGCTGGTCGAACTGCCGGCGAAGCTGCCGGGCAAGACGCTGAAGGCGTTGGAGAACACCAGGATTCAGGGCCAGCTGATCCACCTCGAACCCGACCGCGGGCCGAAGCCGCATCGGGGGAAGCACAAGTCGAAGTGA
- a CDS encoding acyltransferase family protein, giving the protein MTLSDRDVDTGGGLESVTPGRVASLTGIRAVAALLVMATHAAYTVGKYPQGYVGLVYSRMEIGVPIFFVLSGFLLFSPWVDAAASSTAAPSVRRYAWHRVRRIMPAYVVTVVAAYLVYHFRTAGPNPGHTWEGLFRNLTLTQIYTDNYLYSFLHQGLTQMWSLAVEVAFYVVLPVLAWLLLVVLCRRRWRPGLLIAGLLALAALTPGWLILVHTTDFLTDGARLWLPGYLAWFIGGMLLAALKPLGVRAYAMACVPLAVICYFIVSTPIAGEPTTSPAGMSEALVKALFYAVIATLAVAPLALADRAGRPGLYNRFLASRPMVFLGEISYEIFLIHLVTMELVMVEILNYPIYTGSFLWLFVITFVVTVPLSWLLHRFTRVRSR; this is encoded by the coding sequence GTGACGCTGTCCGACCGGGACGTCGACACCGGCGGCGGGTTGGAGTCGGTCACCCCGGGGCGGGTCGCGTCACTGACAGGGATACGCGCGGTCGCCGCGCTGCTGGTGATGGCCACGCACGCGGCCTACACCGTCGGCAAGTACCCGCAGGGCTACGTCGGCCTGGTCTACTCGCGGATGGAGATCGGCGTGCCGATCTTCTTCGTGCTCAGTGGTTTTCTGCTGTTCTCGCCGTGGGTCGACGCCGCCGCGTCTTCTACCGCGGCCCCGTCGGTACGCCGCTACGCGTGGCACCGGGTGCGTCGCATCATGCCCGCCTACGTGGTGACCGTCGTCGCGGCCTACCTCGTCTACCACTTCCGCACCGCGGGCCCGAACCCCGGCCACACGTGGGAGGGGCTGTTCCGCAACCTGACACTGACCCAGATCTACACCGACAACTACCTGTATTCCTTTCTGCACCAGGGCTTGACGCAGATGTGGAGCCTGGCCGTCGAGGTGGCGTTCTACGTCGTGCTGCCGGTGCTGGCGTGGCTGCTGCTGGTGGTGTTGTGCCGGCGCCGGTGGCGGCCGGGCCTGCTGATCGCCGGCCTGCTCGCGTTGGCGGCGCTCACCCCCGGGTGGCTGATCCTGGTGCACACCACCGACTTTCTGACCGACGGTGCGCGGTTGTGGCTGCCGGGCTATCTCGCGTGGTTCATCGGCGGGATGCTGCTTGCCGCGCTCAAACCGCTCGGGGTGCGCGCGTACGCGATGGCGTGTGTGCCGCTCGCGGTCATCTGCTACTTCATCGTCTCGACGCCGATCGCGGGGGAGCCGACCACCTCGCCGGCCGGCATGAGCGAGGCGTTGGTCAAGGCCCTGTTCTACGCGGTGATCGCGACGCTGGCGGTGGCGCCGCTGGCGTTGGCGGACCGCGCGGGCCGGCCCGGCCTCTACAACCGGTTCCTGGCCAGCAGGCCGATGGTCTTCCTCGGCGAGATCTCCTACGAGATCTTCCTGATCCACCTCGTCACGATGGAGTTGGTGATGGTCGAGATCCTGAACTACCCGATCTACACCGGGTCGTTCCTGTGGTTGTTCGTGATCACCTTCGTGGTCACCGTGCCGCTGTCGTGGCTGCTGCACCGGTTCACCCGGGTGCGAAGCCGTTAG
- a CDS encoding siderophore-interacting protein, with protein sequence MSDKKPTRGFQGAVLKLLRAGDYQLTVTGRRQISPHYLRLSFAAGGMLADRPLHPTMWIRMWFADGDKQHQRGYTLVDPNPAADTVDIEFALHDGIASNWAQQAQPGDTIEATVLGSNFTLPAPAPAGYVIVGDTASLPAINSLLTAIGDAPARVFLEAGYDDDKQLPVARSTDVVWVDRKNAGEALVDAVRAASFDASDHFGWVACDNRTTRAVAKLLREDYKIAKKSIKAQAYWVA encoded by the coding sequence ATGTCGGACAAGAAGCCAACGCGCGGTTTCCAGGGAGCGGTGCTCAAGCTGCTGCGCGCGGGCGACTATCAGCTCACGGTCACCGGCAGGCGCCAGATCAGCCCGCACTATCTGCGGCTGAGCTTCGCCGCCGGCGGCATGCTCGCCGACCGGCCGCTGCACCCGACGATGTGGATCCGCATGTGGTTCGCCGACGGCGACAAGCAGCACCAGCGCGGGTACACGCTCGTCGACCCCAACCCCGCCGCCGACACCGTCGACATCGAGTTCGCGTTGCACGACGGCATCGCGTCGAACTGGGCGCAGCAGGCACAGCCCGGCGACACCATCGAGGCGACCGTGCTCGGCAGCAATTTCACGCTGCCCGCACCCGCGCCGGCCGGATACGTGATCGTCGGCGACACCGCGTCGCTGCCCGCGATCAACTCGCTGCTGACCGCGATCGGCGACGCCCCCGCGCGGGTGTTCCTCGAGGCGGGCTACGACGACGACAAGCAGCTGCCGGTGGCCCGCAGCACCGACGTGGTGTGGGTGGACCGCAAGAACGCCGGCGAGGCGCTGGTGGACGCGGTGCGCGCGGCGTCGTTCGACGCCTCCGATCACTTCGGCTGGGTGGCGTGCGACAACCGCACCACCCGCGCGGTGGCCAAGCTGCTGCGCGAGGACTACAAGATCGCCAAGAAATCCATCAAGGCGCAGGCTTACTGGGTGGCCTGA
- a CDS encoding TetR/AcrR family transcriptional regulator — protein MAGDWLAARRTEVAADRILDAAGELFAQKEAATVGMHEIASAAGCSRATLYRYFENRDALYTAYVHRESYRLYREMTEQINAVTDPRDRLIEGMLASLRNVRQSPALASWFATTQRPIGAEMAEQSQVIRALTEAFVISLGPDEPDLVAHRARWLVRVMTSLFLFPGHDEDDERSMLEEFVVPIVLPGAREATG, from the coding sequence ATGGCCGGCGACTGGCTGGCCGCCCGGCGCACCGAGGTGGCGGCCGACCGCATCCTCGACGCCGCGGGCGAGCTGTTCGCCCAGAAGGAGGCCGCGACGGTCGGGATGCACGAGATTGCCTCCGCCGCAGGGTGTTCGCGTGCGACGCTGTACCGCTACTTCGAGAACCGCGACGCGCTCTACACCGCCTACGTGCACCGTGAGAGCTACCGGCTCTACCGCGAGATGACCGAGCAGATCAACGCCGTCACCGATCCGCGCGACCGGCTGATCGAGGGCATGCTGGCGTCGCTGCGCAACGTGCGTCAAAGTCCTGCGCTGGCATCGTGGTTCGCGACCACGCAGCGGCCGATCGGCGCGGAGATGGCCGAACAGTCCCAGGTGATCAGGGCGCTGACCGAGGCGTTCGTGATCTCGCTGGGCCCCGACGAACCCGACCTGGTGGCACACCGCGCCCGCTGGCTGGTGCGGGTGATGACGTCGCTGTTCCTGTTTCCCGGGCACGACGAGGACGACGAGCGCTCGATGCTCGAGGAGTTCGTCGTGCCGATCGTGCTGCCCGGTGCCCGCGAGGCCACCGGTTAA
- a CDS encoding cytochrome P450 gives MTAALSHGSPVRFQLAQADTWANPWPMYQALRDHDPVHHVIPDDRPDHDYYVMSRHGDIWAAARDHETFSSAQGLTVNYGELDLIGLSDNPPMVMQDPPVHTEFRKLVSRGFTPRQVEAVEPKVREYVVERIERIRAAGGGDIVAELFKPLPSMVVAHYLGVPESDRGQFDGWTDAIVAANTAEGGIGGALETLGDKLGEMMAYFTALIERRRVEPEDDTVSHLVAAGVGADGDIAGVLSILAFTFTMVTGGNDTTTGMLGGSVQLLHQRPDQRRLLADNPDLIPDSVDEFLRLTSPVQMLGRTVTRDVTVAGVTIPQGRRVMFLYGSGNRDERQFGDDASELDVTRKPRNILTFSHGAHHCLGAAAARMQSRVALTELMTRIPDFEVDEDGIVWSGGSYVRRPLSVPLTVKA, from the coding sequence ATGACAGCTGCTCTGTCTCACGGATCTCCGGTCCGGTTCCAGCTCGCGCAGGCCGACACCTGGGCGAATCCCTGGCCGATGTACCAGGCGCTGCGCGACCACGACCCGGTCCACCACGTCATCCCCGACGACCGGCCTGACCACGATTACTACGTGATGTCGCGGCACGGCGACATCTGGGCGGCCGCGCGGGACCACGAGACGTTCTCGTCTGCGCAGGGGCTGACGGTCAACTACGGCGAACTCGACCTGATCGGGCTGTCGGACAATCCGCCGATGGTCATGCAGGACCCGCCGGTGCACACCGAGTTCCGCAAGCTGGTGTCGCGGGGCTTCACGCCGCGACAGGTCGAGGCCGTCGAGCCGAAAGTCCGCGAATACGTGGTCGAGCGGATCGAGCGGATTCGCGCGGCGGGCGGCGGCGACATCGTCGCCGAACTGTTCAAGCCGCTGCCGTCGATGGTGGTCGCGCACTACCTCGGCGTGCCGGAGTCCGACCGCGGCCAGTTCGACGGGTGGACCGACGCGATCGTCGCGGCCAACACCGCCGAGGGTGGCATCGGCGGCGCGCTGGAGACGTTGGGCGACAAGCTCGGTGAGATGATGGCGTACTTCACCGCGCTGATCGAACGCCGCCGCGTCGAACCGGAGGACGACACGGTCTCGCACCTGGTGGCCGCGGGTGTCGGCGCCGACGGCGACATCGCCGGCGTGCTGTCGATCCTCGCGTTCACGTTCACGATGGTCACCGGCGGTAACGACACCACCACCGGAATGCTCGGCGGCTCAGTGCAATTGCTGCACCAGCGACCCGACCAGCGCCGGTTGCTGGCCGACAACCCGGACCTGATCCCGGACTCGGTCGACGAGTTCCTGCGACTGACCTCGCCGGTGCAGATGCTCGGCCGCACCGTCACCCGCGACGTCACGGTCGCCGGCGTCACGATCCCGCAGGGCAGGCGGGTGATGTTCCTCTACGGGTCCGGCAACCGCGACGAACGTCAATTCGGCGACGACGCAAGCGAACTCGACGTGACCCGCAAGCCCCGCAACATCCTGACGTTCAGCCACGGCGCGCACCACTGCCTCGGCGCGGCGGCTGCGAGGATGCAGTCGCGGGTCGCGCTGACCGAGTTGATGACCCGGATCCCCGACTTCGAGGTCGACGAGGACGGCATCGTGTGGTCCGGCGGCAGCTACGTGCGCAGGCCGCTGTCGGTGCCGCTGACGGTGAAGGCCTGA
- a CDS encoding FAD-binding oxidoreductase, whose translation MVSAALDELIAALPDGGVVTDPDILGSYRHDRAFDPNAGTPLAVVRPRTTQHVQAVLRWASVNKVAVVPRGMGTGLSGGASALDGAIVLTTEKMRDITVDPVTRTAVVQPGLLNAEVKKAVAEYGLWYPPDPSSFEICSIGGNVATNAGGLCCVKYGVTTDYVLGLQVVLADGTAVRLGGPRLKDVAGLSLTKLFVGSEGTLGVVTEATLKLLPAQAGACTVVASFESVEAAARAVVAITAKIRPSMLEFMDSAAINAVEDKLKMGLDRSAAAMLVAASDDRGHSGADDAEFMAGVFAEHGAKEVFSTSDPDEGEAFVAARRFCIPAVELKGSLLLEDVGVPLPALADLVAGIEKIAANHELLISVIAHAGDGNTHPLIVYDPADPAMTERAHRAFGEIMDLAVSLGGTITGEHGVGRLKRPWLAGQIGPEAMELNRRIKQALDPDNILNPGAAI comes from the coding sequence TTGGTGAGCGCCGCCCTGGACGAACTGATCGCCGCGCTGCCCGACGGCGGCGTCGTCACTGATCCCGACATTCTGGGGTCCTACCGGCACGACCGTGCGTTCGACCCGAATGCGGGCACACCCTTGGCGGTGGTGCGACCGCGCACCACCCAGCACGTACAGGCGGTGCTGCGGTGGGCGAGTGTGAACAAGGTCGCGGTGGTGCCGCGCGGGATGGGCACCGGGCTGTCGGGTGGCGCGTCGGCGCTCGACGGGGCGATCGTGTTGACGACGGAAAAGATGCGCGACATCACCGTCGACCCGGTCACGCGCACCGCCGTCGTGCAGCCCGGCCTGCTCAACGCCGAGGTGAAGAAGGCGGTCGCCGAGTACGGGCTGTGGTATCCGCCGGACCCGTCGTCGTTCGAGATCTGCAGCATCGGCGGCAATGTCGCCACCAACGCCGGCGGGTTGTGCTGTGTGAAGTACGGCGTCACCACCGACTATGTGCTCGGCCTGCAGGTGGTGCTCGCCGACGGCACGGCGGTGCGGCTCGGCGGCCCGCGGCTCAAGGACGTCGCAGGCCTGTCGCTGACGAAGTTGTTCGTCGGCAGCGAGGGCACGCTCGGCGTGGTCACCGAGGCGACGCTGAAACTGCTTCCCGCACAAGCGGGTGCGTGCACGGTGGTGGCGAGCTTCGAGTCGGTCGAGGCGGCCGCGCGAGCCGTCGTCGCGATCACCGCGAAGATCCGGCCGTCGATGCTGGAGTTCATGGACTCGGCCGCCATCAACGCCGTCGAGGACAAGCTGAAGATGGGTCTGGACCGCAGCGCGGCCGCGATGCTGGTCGCCGCGTCCGACGACCGCGGGCACTCCGGCGCCGACGACGCGGAGTTCATGGCCGGCGTGTTCGCCGAACACGGTGCCAAGGAAGTGTTTTCGACGTCGGACCCCGACGAGGGCGAAGCGTTCGTCGCGGCCCGCCGGTTCTGCATCCCGGCGGTGGAACTGAAGGGGTCGCTGCTGCTCGAGGACGTCGGCGTGCCGCTGCCCGCGCTGGCAGACCTGGTCGCCGGCATCGAGAAGATCGCGGCCAACCACGAGTTGCTGATCTCGGTGATCGCGCACGCCGGCGACGGCAACACCCACCCGCTGATCGTCTACGACCCCGCCGACCCGGCGATGACCGAGCGCGCACACCGTGCCTTCGGCGAGATCATGGACCTGGCCGTCAGCCTCGGCGGCACGATCACCGGCGAGCACGGCGTCGGCCGGCTCAAGCGGCCCTGGCTCGCGGGACAGATCGGGCCGGAGGCGATGGAACTCAACCGGCGGATCAAGCAGGCGCTGGATCCGGACAACATCCTCAACCCGGGCGCGGCGATCTGA
- a CDS encoding LuxR C-terminal-related transcriptional regulator codes for MISGDPLAGRDGELATIRRALSGGNKSGVVIVGAAGVGKTRLAREVLHLAERAGERTSWIVGTESAKALPLGAFTALINDAGVDPWPNIRHLIKSFVAQQRQGRMLIGVDDAHLLDGLSAHVVHQLAQSRATRLLVTLRAGAEEPDAITALWKDGLLARLDLAPLSVDATRAMIEEALGGAVDARSARRFWNLTGGNALFLRQLVQDQIDAGRMRLTAGVWMWDDDVAVSQSISDMVGRQVRGLTPEIALVVDTLSQCEPLAVDVLCDLVDRADLETAEQMRLVTVERSGGELAARLAHPLFGELRRASAGEMYLSKIRGRLAERLAKDPDADMQATVRRGLLALESDLPPDGQLFLQSAQHAMTLLDLDLADRFATAAAEAGVPEAAEVRALNLLLLGRGEQTEEVLREISSSGGEGARQWSTLRATNLIWMLGRLTDAAAVLDDLAGGPEAPADRFARLAVEACVDAASARCATAADKAREALDSGQLSDFHAMMASVALTMALGALGRADALTPVAESALERAMTSFQASHMRFWYASVYARACRLTGHIDECVAMAQRLAGSAHEVPSLAYANLASLLGGAELMRGDVRAAVQLLHEALAGVEKHGVTTGLRPATCFALAEAHAKLGEAEAAKEAITEAQCSVPPGFLFMQTAHSIATGWAQVANGCVADAVATVLDAAAQARDRDQPTHELWCLQVAAQWGDASRAARARELADELDLPLADAVARHAESLAAGDGERLLLAADDYRAIGDRAAAADAAAQAAVAFTGGQQRKRGLYAAAVAKELSDACGGLCTPALRAPASQPLTGRQREIVEFVVAGLSNREIATRLVMSVRSVEGHIYRACQRVGANSREELAAIARRGPGS; via the coding sequence GTGATCAGCGGGGATCCGCTGGCGGGACGTGACGGCGAACTGGCAACCATTCGCCGCGCGCTCAGCGGGGGAAACAAGTCCGGCGTCGTGATCGTCGGCGCGGCGGGGGTGGGCAAGACGCGGCTCGCCCGCGAGGTGTTGCACCTCGCCGAGCGCGCCGGTGAGCGCACCAGCTGGATCGTCGGCACCGAGTCGGCGAAGGCGCTGCCGCTCGGCGCGTTCACCGCGTTGATCAACGACGCCGGCGTCGACCCATGGCCGAATATCCGCCACCTCATCAAATCCTTTGTCGCGCAACAACGTCAGGGCCGGATGCTGATCGGCGTCGACGATGCGCACCTGCTCGACGGGTTGTCCGCGCACGTCGTGCACCAGCTCGCGCAGAGCCGCGCCACCAGGCTGCTGGTAACGCTGCGCGCGGGCGCCGAGGAACCCGACGCCATCACCGCGCTGTGGAAGGACGGGCTGCTGGCCCGGCTGGACCTGGCTCCGCTGTCGGTCGACGCGACCCGCGCGATGATCGAGGAGGCGCTCGGCGGGGCGGTCGACGCCCGCAGCGCGCGCCGGTTCTGGAACCTCACCGGCGGCAACGCGCTGTTCCTGCGCCAGCTCGTCCAGGATCAGATCGATGCGGGCCGGATGCGGCTGACGGCCGGGGTGTGGATGTGGGACGACGACGTCGCGGTGTCGCAGAGCATCAGCGACATGGTCGGCAGGCAGGTGCGCGGGCTGACCCCCGAGATCGCGCTCGTCGTCGACACGCTGTCGCAGTGCGAGCCGCTGGCGGTCGACGTGCTGTGCGACCTGGTCGACCGGGCCGACCTGGAAACCGCCGAGCAGATGCGGCTGGTGACCGTCGAACGCAGCGGCGGTGAGCTGGCCGCGCGGCTGGCGCATCCGCTGTTCGGCGAACTGCGGCGCGCCTCGGCCGGGGAGATGTACCTGTCGAAGATCCGGGGCCGGCTGGCCGAGCGGCTCGCCAAGGATCCGGACGCCGACATGCAGGCGACGGTGCGTCGCGGCCTGCTCGCGCTCGAGTCCGACCTGCCGCCCGACGGGCAGCTGTTCTTGCAGTCGGCGCAGCATGCGATGACACTGCTCGACCTCGACCTGGCCGACCGGTTCGCGACCGCGGCCGCCGAGGCCGGTGTGCCCGAGGCCGCGGAGGTCCGCGCGCTGAACCTGCTGCTGCTCGGCCGCGGGGAGCAGACCGAGGAGGTGCTGCGCGAGATCTCGAGCAGCGGTGGCGAGGGTGCGCGTCAGTGGTCGACGCTGCGCGCGACGAATCTGATCTGGATGCTCGGACGCCTCACCGACGCCGCGGCCGTCCTCGACGATTTGGCCGGCGGACCCGAGGCGCCCGCTGACCGGTTCGCGCGCCTGGCGGTCGAGGCCTGTGTGGACGCGGCGTCGGCGCGGTGCGCGACCGCTGCGGACAAGGCGCGCGAGGCACTGGATTCCGGGCAGCTCAGCGACTTTCACGCGATGATGGCGTCGGTGGCGTTGACGATGGCGCTCGGCGCGCTCGGCAGGGCCGACGCCCTCACCCCGGTCGCCGAGTCCGCGCTCGAGCGCGCGATGACGTCGTTTCAGGCGTCGCACATGAGGTTCTGGTACGCCAGCGTGTACGCGCGCGCCTGCCGGCTGACCGGGCACATCGACGAGTGCGTGGCGATGGCGCAGCGGCTGGCCGGATCGGCCCACGAGGTGCCGAGCCTGGCTTACGCCAACCTCGCGTCGCTACTGGGCGGTGCCGAACTGATGCGCGGCGACGTCCGCGCGGCGGTGCAGCTGCTGCACGAAGCGCTCGCCGGTGTGGAAAAGCACGGCGTCACAACGGGTCTGCGGCCGGCAACGTGTTTCGCGCTGGCCGAGGCGCACGCCAAGCTCGGCGAGGCCGAGGCCGCCAAGGAGGCGATCACCGAGGCGCAGTGCAGCGTCCCGCCCGGTTTTCTGTTCATGCAGACCGCGCACAGCATCGCCACCGGGTGGGCGCAGGTCGCCAACGGGTGCGTCGCCGACGCGGTCGCCACCGTGCTCGACGCGGCGGCGCAGGCCCGCGACCGCGACCAGCCCACCCACGAGCTCTGGTGTCTGCAGGTGGCCGCGCAGTGGGGCGACGCCTCCCGCGCGGCGCGGGCGCGCGAACTCGCCGACGAGCTGGACCTGCCGCTGGCCGATGCCGTTGCCCGCCATGCCGAATCGCTGGCCGCCGGTGACGGCGAGCGGCTACTGCTGGCCGCCGACGACTACCGGGCGATCGGCGACCGGGCCGCCGCCGCGGACGCCGCCGCCCAGGCCGCGGTCGCGTTCACCGGTGGACAACAACGCAAACGCGGCCTGTACGCCGCCGCGGTCGCCAAGGAACTGAGCGACGCATGCGGCGGCCTGTGCACCCCCGCGCTGCGGGCCCCGGCCAGCCAGCCGCTGACCGGTCGCCAGCGCGAGATCGTCGAGTTCGTGGTGGCCGGGCTGTCCAACCGCGAGATCGCCACCCGGTTGGTGATGTCGGTGCGCAGCGTCGAAGGCCACATCTACCGCGCGTGTCAGCGGGTCGGCGCGAACTCCCGCGAGGAGCTGGCCGCGATCGCGCGCCGCGGCCCCGGCAGCTGA
- a CDS encoding MFS transporter has product MTNSRRGPLLLILFAALMAGAGNGISLVAFPWLVLQRNGSAVDASIVAMAGTLPLLAATLIAGAAVDYLGRRRVSMISDALSALSVAAVPVLALTFGAEAVNVAVLAVLAALGAFFDPAGMTARETMLPEATVRAGWTLDRANSVYEAVFNLAYIVGPGIGGLLIATMGGINTMWVTASAFGLSIAAIAVLQLEGAGVPARDALPERVWAGIVEGLRFVWDTKVLRTLAIVDLAATGLYMPMESVLFPKYFADRDEPAQLGWVLMALSVGGLVGALGYAVSSNYLSRRATMLAAVLTLGGAMTVIAFLPPLPLILALSAVVGLVYGPIAPIYNYVMQTRAPQHLRGRVVGVMGSLAYAAGPLGLVVAGPLADSAGLHVTFLALALPMVLLGVVSIFLPALRELDHPFAP; this is encoded by the coding sequence ATGACGAACAGCAGGCGCGGCCCCCTTCTGTTGATCCTGTTCGCCGCGCTGATGGCCGGTGCCGGCAACGGCATCTCGCTGGTGGCGTTCCCGTGGCTGGTCTTGCAGCGCAACGGATCCGCGGTGGACGCGTCGATCGTGGCGATGGCGGGCACGCTGCCGCTGTTGGCCGCCACGCTGATCGCGGGCGCCGCCGTCGACTATCTCGGGCGGCGGCGGGTGTCGATGATCTCCGACGCCCTGTCGGCGCTGTCGGTGGCCGCGGTGCCGGTGCTGGCGCTGACATTCGGGGCCGAGGCCGTCAACGTCGCGGTGCTGGCGGTGCTCGCGGCGCTGGGCGCCTTCTTCGACCCGGCGGGCATGACCGCCCGCGAGACGATGCTGCCCGAGGCGACCGTGCGGGCCGGCTGGACGCTGGACCGCGCCAACAGCGTCTACGAAGCGGTGTTCAACCTCGCCTACATCGTGGGGCCCGGCATCGGCGGTCTGCTCATCGCGACGATGGGCGGGATCAACACGATGTGGGTGACCGCGTCGGCGTTCGGGTTGTCGATCGCGGCGATCGCGGTGTTGCAGCTCGAAGGCGCGGGTGTGCCCGCCCGCGATGCGCTACCGGAGCGGGTGTGGGCCGGCATCGTCGAGGGCCTGCGGTTCGTCTGGGACACCAAGGTGCTGCGCACGCTGGCGATCGTCGACCTGGCAGCGACCGGGCTGTACATGCCCATGGAATCGGTGCTGTTCCCGAAGTACTTCGCCGACCGCGACGAGCCGGCGCAGCTGGGCTGGGTGCTGATGGCGCTGAGCGTAGGCGGCCTGGTGGGCGCGCTGGGCTACGCGGTGTCATCGAACTACCTGAGTCGACGCGCCACCATGCTGGCCGCGGTGCTGACGCTCGGCGGGGCGATGACGGTGATCGCGTTCCTGCCTCCGCTGCCGCTGATCCTGGCGCTGAGCGCGGTCGTCGGCCTGGTCTACGGGCCGATCGCGCCGATCTACAACTACGTCATGCAGACCCGGGCGCCGCAGCATCTGCGGGGCCGGGTGGTCGGCGTGATGGGGTCGCTGGCCTACGCCGCGGGACCGCTGGGGCTCGTCGTAGCGGGCCCGCTGGCCGACAGCGCTGGGCTGCACGTGACGTTCCTCGCGCTGGCGTTGCCGATGGTGCTGCTCGGTGTGGTGTCGATCTTCCTGCCGGCGCTGCGCGAACTCGACCACCCCTTCGCGCCGTAG